Proteins encoded within one genomic window of Tabrizicola piscis:
- a CDS encoding fatty acid desaturase, whose product MSTPRPAPRQARDWLAVLARYREPSTRRSLWELAATLVPFFALWALAWMALSVSAWLALGLAILNGAFLVRIFIIQHDCGHGAFLNNRTAQDWLGRTLGVLTLTPYAVWKRTHSIHHAHHGDLDQRGIGDVLTLTIDEYRARGWFGRLMYRLYRHPVVLFVLGPSYLFLLQNRLPFGLMNSGWRYWTSAMGTNAMIGIAVGLVIWFGGLLPVLLIFLPTSLIAATLGVWLFYVQHQFEETHWSKGDDWQLHDAALEGSSHYILPQPLRWFSGNIGIHHVHHLYSRIPFYRLPEVIRDHRTLAEAQRLTIGQSLRSVNLHLWDTVEGKLLSFKEARLRYGVA is encoded by the coding sequence ATGTCTACCCCCCGCCCCGCGCCCAGGCAGGCCCGTGACTGGTTAGCGGTCCTTGCCCGCTACCGCGAACCTTCCACAAGGCGCAGTCTTTGGGAACTTGCGGCCACCCTCGTCCCGTTCTTCGCCCTTTGGGCACTGGCATGGATGGCGCTTTCGGTCAGCGCTTGGCTGGCCCTTGGTCTTGCGATCCTGAACGGCGCGTTTCTGGTCCGCATCTTCATCATCCAGCATGACTGCGGCCATGGGGCCTTCCTGAACAATCGCACCGCGCAGGATTGGCTGGGGCGTACCCTTGGCGTGCTAACCCTGACGCCCTATGCCGTGTGGAAGCGGACCCATTCGATCCACCACGCCCATCACGGCGATCTGGATCAGCGCGGGATCGGCGACGTGCTGACCCTGACCATAGACGAATACCGCGCCCGGGGGTGGTTCGGCCGCCTGATGTACCGGCTTTACCGCCATCCGGTGGTGCTGTTCGTGCTTGGCCCCAGCTACCTGTTCCTTTTGCAGAACCGGCTGCCCTTCGGCCTGATGAATTCCGGCTGGCGCTACTGGACAAGCGCGATGGGCACCAATGCGATGATCGGCATTGCCGTCGGGCTGGTGATCTGGTTCGGCGGCCTGTTGCCGGTGCTGCTGATCTTCCTGCCGACATCGCTGATCGCTGCGACCCTTGGGGTCTGGCTCTTCTACGTCCAGCACCAGTTTGAGGAAACTCATTGGTCAAAGGGCGACGACTGGCAACTGCACGATGCCGCGTTGGAGGGGTCCTCCCACTACATCCTGCCGCAACCCCTGCGCTGGTTTTCCGGCAATATCGGCATCCACCACGTCCACCACCTTTATTCCCGCATCCCGTTCTACCGCCTGCCCGAAGTGATCCGTGACCACCGGACCCTCGCCGAGGCGCAACGCCTGACAATCGGCCAAAGCCTGCGGTCGGTGAACCTGCACCTGTGGGATACGGTTGAGGGCAAGCTGCTAAGCTTCAAGGAAGCCCGCCTGCGGTATGGGGTGGCGTAG
- a CDS encoding ABC transporter permease, which produces MIRAALAALMSHWRRHPLQLAMLLVGLALATGLWSGVQAINAEARAAYDRAAGVLGQDRLDRIVASDGNLTVARFAELRRGGWTVSPVLEGRLDGLRILGVEPLTLPRGAAMPGIPGVAGDSLGDFLGGRLVLVAPETLSRPGVAAALEGLAVEPAPDLPPMTVLADIAAAERLLGTTGQITALLIDPDGTLPGRLPPGLERRAATGEDDLARLTDSFHLNLTAFGSLAFAVGIFIVHAAIGLAFEQRRPMFRTLRALGVPARTLGALVLAEMLAFALIAGLAGVALGYAVAAALLPDVAATLGGLYGAAVPGVLELRAGWVLAGIAMAVAGTLIAAGQGLWQVWRLPPLASAGAHAWGAAAGQTRQWQAVVGVGCLAVAGLALGFGSGLWAGFAVLAGLLLGAALVLPAVLAAVLALAAARARGALAEWFWADARQQLPGLSLALMALLLALAANVGVGTMVGSFRATFTGWLDQRLASELYLTAESPDQAAAMRAWLEPRVDAILPIVAADTSLVGQPGEVYGIADHPTYRDNWPLLTATPDVWDVVARGEGVLVNEQLSRRADLGLGAPVSLPGGALPVAGVYSDYGNPMPQAIIGLEAFRARFPGMEELRFALRVPVAEAPGLATALRAEFALGDTALVDQAGIKAFSLRVFERTFAVTGALNVLTLGVAGVAMLASLVTLSALRLPQLAPVWAMGLTQARLARLDLARTVVLALLTAAVALPLGLALAWVLLAVVNVEAFGWRLPMLAFPGDWLGVFLAAAAAGGLAGLGPAVTLMRRRPADLLRVFANER; this is translated from the coding sequence ATGATCCGCGCCGCGCTGGCCGCCCTCATGTCGCACTGGCGGCGGCACCCCTTGCAACTGGCGATGCTGCTGGTGGGCCTTGCGCTGGCCACCGGGCTTTGGTCCGGCGTGCAGGCTATCAATGCCGAGGCGCGGGCGGCCTATGACCGGGCGGCGGGGGTGTTGGGGCAGGATCGGCTGGACCGGATCGTGGCCAGCGACGGCAATCTGACTGTGGCCCGCTTTGCCGAACTGCGGAGGGGCGGCTGGACGGTGTCCCCTGTGCTTGAGGGGCGGCTGGACGGCTTGCGCATCCTTGGGGTCGAGCCCCTGACCCTGCCGCGCGGCGCGGCGATGCCGGGGATACCGGGCGTGGCTGGCGACAGCTTGGGTGACTTCCTGGGCGGGCGGCTGGTTCTGGTGGCCCCCGAAACCCTGTCACGTCCCGGCGTGGCTGCGGCGCTTGAGGGTCTTGCGGTGGAACCTGCCCCTGACCTGCCCCCGATGACTGTCCTTGCCGACATCGCAGCGGCAGAACGGCTGCTGGGCACGACCGGACAGATCACTGCCCTGCTGATCGACCCTGATGGCACCCTCCCCGGCCGCCTGCCCCCGGGGCTGGAGCGGCGCGCGGCGACGGGGGAGGATGACCTTGCCCGGCTGACCGACAGCTTCCATCTGAACCTGACCGCCTTCGGGTCCCTTGCCTTTGCCGTTGGCATCTTCATCGTCCACGCGGCGATTGGTCTGGCTTTCGAACAACGCCGCCCAATGTTTCGAACCCTGCGCGCGCTTGGGGTTCCCGCGCGGACGCTTGGTGCGCTTGTGCTGGCCGAGATGCTGGCTTTTGCGCTGATTGCGGGGCTTGCCGGTGTGGCGCTTGGCTACGCCGTGGCGGCGGCGCTGTTGCCGGATGTGGCGGCCACGCTGGGCGGGCTTTACGGCGCTGCCGTGCCGGGAGTGCTGGAATTGCGGGCCGGATGGGTATTGGCGGGGATCGCGATGGCGGTTGCGGGCACCCTGATCGCGGCGGGTCAGGGGTTGTGGCAGGTCTGGCGGCTGCCGCCCTTGGCCAGCGCGGGGGCCCATGCCTGGGGGGCGGCAGCCGGGCAGACCCGCCAGTGGCAGGCGGTGGTCGGGGTTGGATGTCTGGCGGTTGCGGGCCTTGCTTTGGGGTTCGGATCAGGCCTTTGGGCCGGGTTTGCCGTGCTGGCCGGGCTCCTCCTTGGGGCGGCACTTGTCTTGCCTGCGGTGCTTGCCGCCGTTCTGGCGCTGGCTGCTGCGCGGGCGCGGGGGGCGCTGGCCGAGTGGTTTTGGGCCGATGCGCGCCAGCAATTGCCGGGCCTGTCGCTGGCGCTTATGGCGCTGTTGCTCGCGCTGGCGGCCAATGTCGGTGTGGGCACCATGGTCGGCAGCTTCCGCGCCACCTTTACCGGCTGGCTGGATCAACGGCTTGCGTCCGAGCTTTACCTGACCGCCGAAAGCCCGGATCAGGCGGCGGCGATGCGGGCGTGGCTGGAGCCGAGGGTCGATGCCATCCTGCCGATCGTCGCGGCGGACACCTCGCTGGTCGGCCAGCCGGGCGAGGTTTACGGAATCGCTGACCATCCGACCTATCGCGACAACTGGCCCTTGCTGACTGCCACGCCCGATGTCTGGGACGTGGTGGCGCGGGGCGAAGGCGTGCTGGTGAATGAACAACTGTCGCGGCGCGCGGATCTTGGACTTGGCGCGCCGGTTTCGCTGCCCGGCGGCGCGTTGCCGGTGGCGGGGGTCTATTCGGACTATGGCAACCCCATGCCGCAGGCGATCATCGGACTTGAGGCGTTTCGAGCGCGGTTTCCGGGGATGGAGGAGCTGCGCTTTGCCCTGCGGGTGCCCGTGGCTGAGGCGCCCGGGTTGGCCACGGCGTTGCGCGCCGAGTTTGCCTTGGGCGATACGGCGCTGGTCGATCAGGCCGGGATCAAGGCCTTTTCCCTGCGGGTGTTTGAACGGACCTTCGCGGTGACGGGGGCGTTGAATGTGCTGACGCTGGGGGTCGCGGGGGTGGCGATGCTGGCAAGTCTGGTGACCCTCTCTGCGCTGCGCCTGCCGCAACTGGCGCCGGTCTGGGCGATGGGGCTGACGCAGGCCCGTCTTGCCCGGCTGGACCTTGCGCGGACCGTTGTGCTGGCGCTACTGACGGCGGCGGTGGCACTGCCCTTGGGGCTGGCGCTGGCCTGGGTGCTGCTGGCGGTGGTGAACGTCGAAGCCTTCGGCTGGCGCTTGCCGATGCTCGCCTTTCCGGGCGACTGGCTTGGGGTGTTTCTGGCCGCAGCAGCCGCCGGGGGGCTGGCGGGGCTGGGACCGGCTGTCACGCTGATGCGGCGGCGACCGGCGGATTTGCTGAGGGTGTTTGCCAATGAACGCTAA
- the tpa gene encoding hypotaurine--pyruvate aminotransferase Tpa — protein sequence MEGLAGLNDIASVVEADRAHVWHHLSQHKQYETVDPRVIVEGKGMRVWDAKGKEHLDAVSGGVWTVNVGYGRESIADAVRDQLVRMNYFAGAAGSIPGSIFAKRLIEKMPGLSRVYYSNSGSEANEKVYKMVRQISHRHHGGKKWKILYRERDYHGTTIAALASGGQKQRNAQYGPFPDGFVEVPHCLEYRKQWDVENYGERAADAIEEVILREGPDTIGCLVLEPVTAGGGVIVPPEGYWQRVQEICRKYDILLHIDEVVCGVGRTGTWFGYQHYGVQPDFVTMAKGVASGYAAISCTVTTEAVFNMFKDDASDPMSYFRDISTFGGCTAGPAAALENMNIIEREGLLANTVAMGDYALDSLSALMDKHKAIGEVRGKGLFLGAELVADRDTREPADEKKVQAVVADCMAQGVIIGATNRSVPGFNNTLCLSPALIATKDDIDQITGAIGAALGRVFG from the coding sequence ATGGAAGGCCTTGCAGGACTGAACGACATCGCCAGCGTGGTCGAGGCTGACCGTGCCCATGTCTGGCACCACCTGTCGCAGCACAAGCAGTACGAAACCGTCGACCCCCGCGTGATCGTTGAAGGCAAGGGGATGCGGGTCTGGGACGCCAAGGGGAAAGAGCATCTGGATGCCGTGTCCGGTGGAGTCTGGACGGTCAACGTGGGTTACGGCCGGGAATCCATCGCCGATGCCGTGCGCGACCAACTGGTGCGGATGAACTACTTCGCCGGGGCTGCAGGGTCGATCCCCGGGTCGATCTTCGCCAAGCGGCTGATCGAAAAGATGCCGGGCCTGTCGCGCGTCTACTACTCCAACTCGGGGTCTGAGGCGAACGAGAAGGTCTACAAGATGGTCCGCCAGATCTCGCATCGCCACCACGGGGGCAAGAAATGGAAGATCCTGTACCGGGAGCGGGACTACCACGGCACCACCATCGCCGCCCTCGCCTCCGGTGGGCAAAAGCAGCGCAACGCCCAGTATGGGCCCTTCCCGGATGGCTTTGTCGAGGTTCCGCATTGCCTGGAATACCGCAAGCAGTGGGACGTGGAAAACTACGGCGAACGCGCCGCCGATGCCATTGAGGAAGTCATCCTCCGCGAAGGCCCCGACACCATCGGCTGCCTCGTCCTGGAACCCGTCACCGCCGGCGGCGGCGTCATCGTCCCGCCCGAGGGCTACTGGCAGCGCGTGCAGGAGATCTGCCGCAAATACGACATCCTCCTCCACATCGACGAGGTCGTCTGCGGCGTCGGCCGCACCGGGACCTGGTTCGGCTACCAGCACTACGGCGTCCAGCCCGATTTCGTGACGATGGCCAAGGGTGTGGCCTCCGGCTACGCGGCGATCTCCTGCACCGTGACGACCGAAGCCGTCTTCAACATGTTCAAGGACGACGCCTCGGACCCGATGAGCTACTTCCGCGACATCTCCACCTTCGGGGGCTGCACCGCAGGCCCGGCGGCGGCGCTGGAGAACATGAACATCATCGAACGCGAGGGGCTTCTGGCCAACACCGTGGCGATGGGCGACTATGCTTTGGACAGCCTCTCGGCCCTGATGGACAAGCACAAAGCCATCGGCGAGGTGCGCGGCAAGGGGTTGTTCCTCGGCGCCGAACTGGTGGCCGACCGGGACACGCGTGAGCCTGCCGACGAGAAGAAGGTTCAGGCCGTCGTCGCCGACTGCATGGCGCAGGGCGTGATCATCGGGGCCACGAACCGGAGCGTGCCGGGGTTCAACAACACCCTGTGCCTGAGCCCGGCGCTGATCGCGACGAAGGATGATATTGATCAGATCACCGGAGCGATTGGGGCGGCGTTGGGACGGGTGTTTGGGTAG
- the xsc gene encoding sulfoacetaldehyde acetyltransferase, with protein sequence MKMTTEEAFVKVLQMHGIEHAFGIIGSAFMPISDIFPKAGITFWDCAHEGSGGMMADGFTRASGKMCMMIAQNGPGITNFVTAVKTAYWNHTPLLLVTPQAANKTIGMGGFQEVEQMALFQDMVAYQEEVRDPSRVAEVLNRCILNAKRMSAPVQINMPRDFWTQVIDIDLPAMVEFERPAGGEAAIAAAAELLSNAKFPVILNGAGVVLGGAIPASMALAERLDAPVCVGYQHNDAFPGSHPLFAGPLGYNGSKAAMELISGADVVLCLGTRLNPFSTLPGYALDYWPKAAKIIQVDINPDRIGLTKKVTVGIVGDAKKVAEAVLARLASTAGNHARAERKARIAQVKSAWAQALSSMDHEEDDPGTTWNQRARDAKPEWMSPRMAWRAIQAALPREAIISSDIGNNCAIGNAYPTFEQGRKYLAPGLFGPCGYGLPSIIGAKIACPDTPVVGFAGDGAFGIAVTELTAIGRPEWPAITMVVFRNYQWGAEKRNSTLWYDDNFVGTELDTGVSYAGIAKACGLQGVQARTMEELTEALRKAVADQMAGKTTLIEAMINQELGEPFRRDAMKKPVEVAGISRADMRPQVVG encoded by the coding sequence ATGAAGATGACGACCGAGGAAGCCTTTGTGAAAGTGCTGCAGATGCACGGGATCGAACATGCGTTCGGCATCATCGGATCGGCCTTCATGCCGATTTCCGACATCTTCCCGAAGGCCGGGATCACCTTCTGGGACTGCGCGCATGAGGGGTCGGGCGGGATGATGGCCGACGGCTTCACCCGCGCGAGCGGGAAGATGTGCATGATGATCGCGCAGAACGGGCCGGGGATCACCAACTTCGTGACGGCGGTCAAGACGGCCTACTGGAACCATACGCCCTTGCTGCTAGTGACCCCGCAGGCGGCGAACAAGACCATCGGGATGGGCGGGTTTCAGGAAGTGGAGCAGATGGCCCTTTTCCAGGACATGGTGGCCTATCAGGAAGAAGTGCGCGACCCATCCCGCGTGGCCGAAGTGCTGAACCGCTGCATCCTGAACGCCAAACGGATGAGCGCGCCGGTCCAGATCAACATGCCGCGCGATTTCTGGACGCAAGTCATCGACATCGACCTGCCCGCGATGGTGGAATTCGAGCGCCCCGCCGGGGGCGAGGCGGCAATCGCGGCGGCGGCGGAGCTTCTGTCCAACGCGAAATTCCCGGTCATCCTGAACGGTGCTGGCGTGGTACTGGGTGGCGCGATCCCGGCCAGCATGGCGCTGGCCGAACGGCTGGATGCGCCGGTTTGCGTGGGCTACCAGCACAACGACGCCTTCCCCGGCAGCCATCCGCTGTTCGCCGGGCCCTTGGGATACAATGGGTCAAAAGCGGCAATGGAGTTGATTTCCGGGGCGGATGTGGTACTCTGTTTGGGTACCCGGCTTAATCCGTTTTCAACGCTTCCGGGATACGCGCTGGACTACTGGCCCAAGGCGGCCAAGATCATCCAAGTCGACATCAACCCGGATCGGATCGGGCTGACGAAAAAGGTGACAGTTGGAATTGTCGGCGACGCTAAAAAAGTCGCCGAGGCGGTTTTGGCGCGATTGGCCTCTACCGCGGGCAACCATGCGCGGGCGGAACGCAAGGCGCGCATCGCGCAGGTGAAATCGGCCTGGGCGCAGGCGCTTTCCAGCATGGACCACGAAGAGGACGATCCCGGCACGACCTGGAACCAGCGCGCACGCGACGCCAAGCCTGAGTGGATGAGCCCGCGGATGGCATGGCGGGCGATTCAGGCGGCATTGCCGCGTGAGGCGATCATTTCAAGCGACATCGGCAACAACTGCGCCATCGGCAACGCCTATCCAACCTTTGAACAAGGGCGGAAATACCTTGCGCCGGGCCTGTTCGGTCCCTGTGGCTATGGTCTGCCGTCGATCATCGGGGCCAAGATTGCCTGCCCTGATACTCCGGTTGTCGGCTTTGCCGGCGATGGGGCTTTCGGCATTGCGGTCACGGAACTGACGGCCATCGGCAGGCCGGAATGGCCGGCGATCACGATGGTCGTGTTCCGCAACTATCAGTGGGGGGCGGAAAAGCGCAACTCGACCCTGTGGTATGACGACAACTTCGTCGGGACGGAACTTGACACCGGGGTCAGCTATGCTGGCATCGCCAAGGCTTGCGGTTTGCAAGGTGTGCAGGCGCGGACGATGGAGGAGCTGACCGAGGCGCTGCGCAAGGCGGTGGCGGACCAAATGGCCGGAAAAACCACGCTGATCGAAGCCATGATCAACCAGGAACTGGGTGAGCCCTTCCGCCGCGACGCGATGAAGAAGCCGGTCGAGGTGGCGGGGATTTCCCGGGCGGACATGCGGCCGCAGGTGGTGGGGTGA
- a CDS encoding PLP-dependent aminotransferase family protein, giving the protein MAIPVEAFYLTPGASGSLQQQIRAMVTQGILAGRFRPGQRMPSSRGLAGHLGISRITVTLAYADLVSGDYLTSAGRSGYFVSETAPLAPQFPVSAPQGEAVDFRALTGGRFSGAARVARPEDWDSYPYPFIYGQADPTLFDHQNWRQCALRALGKRDFAALTSDYYERDDPLLVEQLLRTILPRRGIAAREEEVLLTLGAQNALWIAATLLLGPGRRAGVENPGYPGWRGVVTATGAAAVPVDVDALGLPPERLAADVVFVTPSHQCPTNATMPVERRVALLDAAEAQGFVIVEDDYEFEMSFLKPVAPALKSLDRGGRVIYAGSFSKSVFPGLRLGYLVGPPGFIAEARALRALMLKHPPGHIQRTMAYFLGLGHYDALVNRMKNAYRRRRQVMAEAIADEGLEIAGQGGFGGSSFWMRAAEGVDTEALAIALRAEGVLIEPGRAFFAGDGPKNYYRLAYSSIALPKIAEGVARIARALR; this is encoded by the coding sequence ATGGCCATTCCTGTCGAAGCCTTCTACCTGACCCCCGGGGCGAGCGGATCCTTGCAACAGCAGATCCGGGCGATGGTGACGCAAGGCATTCTGGCCGGACGCTTCCGGCCGGGCCAGCGGATGCCGTCGTCGCGCGGTCTGGCGGGCCATCTGGGGATCAGCCGGATCACCGTGACGCTGGCCTATGCCGATCTGGTCTCGGGCGACTACCTCACCTCGGCCGGGCGGTCGGGGTATTTCGTGTCCGAGACGGCCCCCCTTGCGCCGCAATTTCCGGTGTCTGCACCACAGGGCGAGGCGGTGGATTTTCGGGCGCTGACCGGCGGGCGGTTCAGTGGTGCCGCGCGGGTGGCGCGTCCTGAAGATTGGGACAGCTACCCCTATCCCTTCATCTACGGTCAGGCGGACCCGACCCTGTTTGACCACCAGAACTGGCGGCAATGCGCCTTGCGCGCCTTGGGCAAGCGCGATTTCGCGGCGCTCACGTCGGATTATTACGAACGCGACGATCCGCTGCTGGTCGAGCAATTGTTGCGCACCATCCTGCCACGGCGCGGAATTGCGGCGCGTGAGGAAGAGGTGCTGCTGACGCTGGGCGCGCAGAACGCCCTGTGGATCGCCGCGACGCTGCTCCTTGGCCCGGGGCGGCGGGCGGGGGTGGAAAACCCGGGTTATCCGGGCTGGCGTGGGGTGGTGACGGCAACGGGTGCGGCGGCGGTGCCGGTGGATGTGGACGCGCTGGGACTGCCGCCCGAGCGGCTGGCGGCGGATGTCGTCTTTGTCACGCCCTCGCACCAATGCCCGACAAATGCGACCATGCCGGTTGAGCGGCGCGTGGCCCTGCTGGACGCGGCAGAGGCGCAGGGTTTTGTCATCGTCGAGGATGACTATGAATTCGAGATGTCGTTTCTGAAGCCTGTCGCCCCGGCGCTAAAGTCGTTGGATCGTGGGGGGCGGGTGATCTATGCCGGGTCGTTCTCCAAATCGGTGTTCCCGGGGCTGCGGCTGGGCTATCTGGTCGGCCCGCCAGGCTTTATCGCCGAGGCGCGGGCCTTGCGGGCGCTGATGCTGAAACATCCGCCCGGCCATATCCAGCGGACGATGGCCTATTTTCTGGGGCTTGGGCATTATGACGCGCTGGTCAACCGGATGAAGAACGCCTACCGCCGCCGCCGTCAGGTGATGGCCGAGGCGATTGCCGACGAAGGGCTGGAGATTGCGGGGCAGGGTGGCTTTGGCGGCTCCAGCTTCTGGATGCGCGCGGCGGAGGGGGTGGACACCGAGGCGCTGGCCATCGCGCTGCGGGCCGAGGGGGTGCTGATCGAACCGGGGCGGGCGTTCTTTGCCGGGGACGGGCCGAAGAACTATTACCGACTGGCCTATTCCTCGATCGCCTTGCCAAAGATCGCCGAGGGCGTGGCGCGGATTGCGCGGGCGTTGCGCTAG
- a CDS encoding ABC transporter ATP-binding protein produces the protein MLHVDQVCKSYPTAEGLVAVLSGVSLDLGPGESLALTGESGSGKSTLLHLVAGLDAVDSGTITVAGTALGGLDDAGRAALRRDRIGLVFQQFNLIPSLNVAANLSFQARLAGRHDRIWAAHLTEALGLTALVHRYPEQLSGGQQQRVAIGRALAARPALILADEPTGNLDEATGDAVIGLMLGLVAEAGASLLMVTHSERLAARLDRRLHLRAGKVAP, from the coding sequence GTGCTGCACGTCGATCAGGTCTGCAAGTCCTATCCCACCGCCGAAGGGCTGGTCGCGGTGCTGTCGGGCGTCAGTCTTGACCTTGGGCCGGGGGAAAGCCTGGCGCTGACCGGGGAATCCGGCAGCGGCAAAAGCACGCTGCTGCATCTGGTGGCGGGGCTGGACGCCGTGGACAGCGGCACGATCACGGTTGCAGGCACAGCGCTTGGCGGCCTTGACGACGCGGGGCGCGCGGCCCTCCGGCGAGACCGGATCGGGTTGGTTTTCCAGCAATTCAACCTGATCCCGTCGCTGAACGTGGCCGCCAACCTGAGCTTTCAGGCCCGTCTGGCCGGACGGCATGACCGCATCTGGGCCGCGCATCTGACCGAAGCGCTGGGGCTGACAGCGCTTGTGCATCGCTACCCTGAGCAGCTTTCGGGTGGCCAGCAACAGCGCGTCGCCATCGGCCGGGCGCTCGCCGCACGCCCGGCCCTGATCCTTGCGGATGAGCCGACGGGGAACCTTGATGAAGCCACCGGCGATGCGGTCATCGGGCTGATGCTGGGGCTGGTCGCCGAAGCGGGGGCAAGCCTCTTGATGGTGACCCATTCCGAACGCTTGGCCGCGCGGCTGGACCGGCGGCTGCATTTGCGGGCCGGAAAGGTTGCCCCATGA